The DNA region CGGAATCACTATTGTTACAGTAATATTACAAGTGTTGTAACATTATCATGCTTAACATATAAATGTACTTTGTAAACAGGGATTGTTTGATATATCTAAGTTAAGTGTCCAATAACAAGACTTGTTTAATAAAGACTGTGTTGTTTATTATACTGTGTATGCTTAGGAAACAGTGCTTCTTACTGATCTCGCTGCTGTgctttccactagttaccacagccacagaaAATGCATGTAAACAAAAatgagctctttggtcttcatttaaggttaggcataagggttagcagtgaggttacggctagggttaaggttagggttaggtttaaaatcacactTTAATAAGAAATAGGCGAGGTTGACTACTTTGCGGCTGAGGTAACTAGTAACGACTCAYTTCCGTGCTTAGGTTTCATTTCCAGGTTTCCACTCTCACTAGACATAGATGTACAGAGGGCACAATTGCCACAAATAACTATGTCTCTAGAGAGCATAGTAGTCCATCAGAATGTAGAACCATGATACCTCTATGTAAGTGAAAAGCAACCATCCCACACAGATAGTAGAGGTAGTCTAATAAATACATAACCATGAACCTATAGTAGTAAAATGTTTAAGTAGTATGCCACCAACCTGACATTGAAAGCTGCTGACACCTTTTGCAAACAGTAGGGAGAATTTCAGCTGCCACCAGCGTCAAACTGGAAGACACCTTATAAACCTATGGCAGACACACAACATTGACTAAATATTGCCAATGTTTCCGCAGTAAAGATGCTTCAGATGAAATGAACACACTCAAACAATGGGTGACTTTTAGAGGTTTATTTGAGATTTATTACAGGAAGACAATTATTCTGAACAAKTATGATCATTGATACAMACCTTGTTTACGTCAAGTGAATATCATTGAATCGSTTTTTGAAATGTGACAMGGGTATATYAATTGCATATACAGTAGGTATATTGCCAATAATCAGTAAGCCTTTGGCAAAATATAGCTTCTTCCTATGCAATATTGAATGTGTAGCTATAGCAGCRTGCTACATCCTCTTATCTCGATGAACATGAAGTGTAATTAATACTCCTTGAATACACCTTCAAGCCTCCACCTCCAGTGACGGGTTTAACCTGAGGATAGAGAAACAAATACAACATGTTAGAACCTGCAAGTAGTGGAGTTCATATTTCAAGTGCAAGCCTTCTAGGAAAATAAACTTCCATCTCGTGATTTGTGAGAGAAGTTCAATATTACATACTTTTTCAAGATGGCCACTTTCAGCAATGCCATGACTTTGATTCTCTTTGGGTCGTRGACACAGTTCTCCTGTTGGTTGCTCGGCACCATGTCAACACCAGGTGGAACCCAGGCAGTGTCATACCCATGTGTGTGCCAGTCGTATTGCCTGTCGTGACCCTGCACATCAATGATCTTAACCTTGCCAACATCCACCTTYACTTTCAGAACCATCTTGTCTGAGTCATCAGCACCAATGGGGTATTTGATGGCTTTTCTGATGTCTCgactgacatagacacctgcacCAAGCATGCCATCTGTGGATGGTGTGAAGCCATGTCTCTGTATTTCTACTGCAGCCTGTTTTGATGTTCCATGATACATCACGTAGACGTGGCTGTCCTCAGGGGTGACTCCACTCTGAAGATGACGGTRTCTAGATCTGTAAGACAGGGAGACAGTTTTTGCAGAAATGTGATAAAAGTACAACCTTCTACAGTTGCAGTATTTTAAAATTTGAGGCAAAATATCTCAAACGAATTTGTAAGCCCTCCACAAATAGACTATAAAACGATGCCATTGGAAAGCTCAAAACACAATTGACTGCTGTGAAGTTCAATTGTTCATGACAGGTAAAACCAAGAGAAAGTTAGCAGTGCTTTACAACAGTTTATTTCATACTTACATGTTGCTTTCTTTTACTTTCATGACCTGCATGACTTTGATTCTCTTTGGGTCGTAGACACAGTTCCCCTGTTGGTTGCTCAGCACCATACTGACCCCTGGGGGAACCCAGGCGGTGTCATATYCATGCTCGGTATGCCAGGTCTTCTGCATGGGGTGATCCTGTTGATCTATGATTTTAACCTTCCCTACATCCACTTTGACTTTTAGTACTCTTCTCTTATTGTTGGAAACACCAAGGGGGTATTTAATTGCTTTCCCTATGTCTCGACTGACATACACACCAGGCCCAAGTTCTTCTCTTGATGGTGTGAAACCATTCTTCTTTATCAACTCTGTAGCCTCTTTTGTGGTGCCGTGGAACATCACATATTCTTTGTGATCCTCTGGATGCTCATTGGTCTCAAGAATGTTTTCTAAGTAGTATGgtgaatttgttttgtttttctgcttgGTGTATCCCTTCAAAGCCATAGTAATCAATCTGCAGCTGAATACACCTCTGACAAATGATCTGTAATCCCCAAAACTATTTTTAAGGGCTAGCTATCTTGCAAATTATTTAGGCTGAAACCGTTAAAGCAAATTGTAATATTTAAATAACTATTCAACGTATCCAGAATCAATGTTACAATAGTATTAGAATAGCATTATAACATTCTCAAGTAAAGACTGGTAAACAAAACAGTWTTTGACTTATATCAAGTGTTCAATAATAAGACAGCTMACTTGTCTAGTGTTTCAAATAACATTATTCTCACCCGTTATACTAACAGACGAATGCAGGATTATACCGTATGTGAGGGTTTCCTTCCACTCAAGTTTCATTTCCTGGTTCTTGAGAAAAACgttaggttttctgtttctttgtaagTAAAAACCACGCCCACTCACATTCGAATCTAGTCTAATGGGTACATGATTAWWAACATATCTGTAACGTCATGCCGTATTAAGACCCCTGGAGCGTTTTAAAATTGCAATGCGGACACCTTTGACAAATACATTGACGTTTTTAGTCtttatacagttccagtcaaaagtttggacacacctactcattcaagggtttttctttattgtttactattttctacattgtaaaaaagtagcgaagatatcaaaactattaaataaca from Salvelinus sp. IW2-2015 linkage group LG14, ASM291031v2, whole genome shotgun sequence includes:
- the LOC111973001 gene encoding uncharacterized protein, with protein sequence MALKGYTKQKNKTNSPYYLENILETNEHPEDHKEYVMFHGTTKEATELIKKNGFTPSREELGPGVYVSRDIGKAIKYPLGVSNNKRRVLKVKVDVGKVKIIDQQDHPMQKTWHTEHXYDTAWVPPGVSMVLSNQQGNCVYDPKRIKVMQVMKVKESNISRXRHLQSGVTPEDSHVYVMYHGTSKQAAVEIQRHGFTPSTDGMLGAGVYVSRDIRKAIKYPIGADDSDKMVLKVKVDVGKVKIIDVQGHDRQYDWHTHGYDTAWVPPGVDMVPSNQQENCVXDPKRIKVMALLKVAILKKLNPSLEVEA